Proteins encoded within one genomic window of Methyloceanibacter stevinii:
- a CDS encoding transporter, with product MKISFPRRQVPALGLCIALGVVSAPGLARADSDHGPATGPLPDTHAPAGVMFDHMHKAGEWMVGFRYAYSSESGDILHGGSKAGDQMVIDHGCGDHKCSMAPGSMSMNMYMLDIMYAPTDWMTLMVMPMYMTHDMTMRPLKSNASHMGHSGMSHGGMDMSMDDDMSEMMDHGTHAHSGAHTHGTDGWGDTIFGPELRIAEGPGYHLMFSPMFSAPTGSVDKKTNGVFTHYMMQPGSGTWDFLPSITYTGRADRFAWGAQVLGVVRMEEENDSGYRLGNVFQATGWGSYRFADWISASVRGLYTDEGQIEGHYNGPHNHSSPPDLQYNYGGTYWDIGFGINTVVPSGALKGLRFSAEWLQPVDEDVNGYQLERNGTLWANTSISF from the coding sequence ATGAAAATCTCTTTTCCACGCCGGCAGGTTCCGGCGCTCGGTCTCTGTATCGCCTTGGGGGTCGTCTCGGCGCCGGGCCTTGCACGCGCCGATTCCGATCACGGCCCCGCCACAGGCCCGCTCCCGGACACGCACGCACCGGCCGGCGTCATGTTCGACCACATGCACAAGGCCGGCGAATGGATGGTCGGTTTCCGCTACGCGTATTCGAGCGAAAGCGGCGACATCCTGCACGGCGGGAGCAAAGCCGGCGATCAGATGGTCATCGATCACGGCTGCGGCGACCATAAGTGCTCGATGGCGCCCGGCAGCATGTCCATGAACATGTACATGCTGGACATCATGTACGCGCCCACCGACTGGATGACCCTGATGGTGATGCCGATGTACATGACCCACGACATGACCATGCGGCCTCTGAAATCGAACGCCAGCCATATGGGCCATAGCGGCATGAGCCATGGCGGCATGGACATGAGCATGGACGACGACATGAGCGAGATGATGGACCACGGCACCCACGCTCATAGCGGCGCCCACACGCACGGCACGGACGGATGGGGCGACACGATCTTCGGTCCCGAACTCCGCATTGCTGAGGGTCCGGGCTACCATCTGATGTTCTCGCCGATGTTCAGCGCGCCGACCGGCTCGGTGGACAAGAAGACGAACGGGGTCTTCACCCACTACATGATGCAGCCGGGCTCCGGCACCTGGGACTTCCTGCCCAGCATCACCTACACGGGCCGTGCGGATCGCTTCGCCTGGGGCGCGCAGGTTCTCGGCGTCGTGCGCATGGAAGAGGAGAACGATTCCGGCTACCGGCTCGGCAATGTGTTCCAAGCCACAGGCTGGGGCAGCTATCGCTTCGCCGACTGGATCTCGGCCTCCGTTCGCGGTCTCTATACCGACGAGGGTCAGATCGAAGGCCACTACAACGGCCCGCATAACCATTCGAGCCCGCCCGACCTTCAGTACAACTACGGCGGCACGTATTGGGACATCGGCTTCGGCATCAACACGGTGGTGCCGAGCGGAGCCCTCAAGGGCCTGCGGTTCTCGGCCGAGTGGCTGCAGCCGGTGGACGAAGATGTGAACGGCTACCAGCTCGAGCGCAACGGAACGCTTTGGGCCAATACGTCCATCTCGTTCTAA
- a CDS encoding lytic transglycosylase domain-containing protein, which produces MGRIRTSVALAVVLGSSALPAQAAGEPAAAVAAGIKAAAVVTAGPRPFVEIVCPYMQQQAEQRGLPPMPFVRLIWRESHFNPNAVSPKGAQGIAQFMPSTAARRGLDDPFEPIAAIKHSASLLSDLSRLFGNFGLAAAAYNAGEERVQGWLDGTRTLPGETQAYVRFVTGRLAEDWKEEGAVLPAALSIEGDVVQDSCKKLAPLVVRAFADTSPLTASARWRPWGAQVSVAFSKSKALSKYARLKRTYGSALGEADPYVFPKRNRSRGRRPLYMVQIGASSRSEAQDVCAALRREGGACIVTKN; this is translated from the coding sequence ATGGGCCGCATTCGGACAAGTGTCGCCTTAGCGGTCGTTCTGGGCTCCAGCGCGCTCCCGGCCCAAGCGGCCGGCGAACCAGCGGCTGCGGTGGCCGCCGGCATCAAGGCCGCTGCCGTCGTTACGGCGGGGCCGCGTCCCTTCGTTGAAATCGTGTGTCCCTATATGCAGCAGCAGGCCGAGCAGCGCGGGCTGCCGCCCATGCCCTTCGTGCGCCTCATCTGGCGCGAGAGCCATTTCAACCCCAACGCGGTCAGCCCCAAGGGCGCGCAAGGCATCGCTCAGTTCATGCCGTCCACGGCGGCACGGCGCGGGCTCGACGATCCGTTCGAGCCGATCGCGGCGATCAAGCACTCGGCGAGCCTTCTGTCCGATCTCAGCCGGCTGTTCGGCAATTTCGGCCTGGCGGCCGCGGCATACAATGCAGGCGAAGAGCGCGTGCAAGGGTGGCTCGACGGCACCCGGACGCTGCCCGGCGAGACTCAGGCTTACGTGCGGTTCGTCACGGGCCGCTTGGCCGAAGACTGGAAAGAGGAGGGGGCCGTGTTGCCTGCGGCGCTCAGCATCGAGGGCGATGTGGTCCAGGACTCGTGCAAGAAGCTCGCGCCGCTGGTGGTGCGTGCGTTCGCCGACACAAGCCCGCTTACGGCCAGTGCGCGCTGGCGCCCCTGGGGCGCGCAAGTGTCGGTGGCTTTCTCCAAGTCGAAAGCTCTCTCGAAATATGCCCGGTTGAAGCGGACCTATGGCAGCGCGTTGGGAGAGGCGGATCCTTACGTCTTCCCCAAACGCAATCGCAGCCGGGGACGGCGGCCGCTCTACATGGTGCAAATCGGCGCGAGCAGCCGCAGCGAGGCCCAAGACGTTTGCGCCGCCCTCCGGCGGGAAGGCGGCGCTTGCATCGTCACGAAGAACTAG
- a CDS encoding TetR/AcrR family transcriptional regulator → MEVLGIGTLEGARIVAAGRPRTFCKNQALDRALEVFWRQGFEGASICDLTEAMGINPPSLYAAFGNKEQLFRQALDRYAEVHAERRTAMLAAPTAREAIKTLLREAARNLTDKSSPIGCLYVQAIAGAGEHAACLREMLKTKVEQGERQILERLERAKAEGELPQDADAEGLVRFISTVVQGMSVQAAAGASRKDLERVADMALGAWPA, encoded by the coding sequence GTGGAGGTGCTAGGGATCGGTACTTTAGAAGGAGCGCGAATCGTGGCCGCAGGCCGTCCGAGAACCTTTTGCAAAAACCAGGCGTTAGACCGGGCGCTCGAGGTTTTCTGGCGACAGGGCTTCGAGGGCGCAAGCATCTGCGACCTGACGGAGGCCATGGGAATCAATCCCCCGAGCCTCTATGCCGCCTTCGGCAACAAGGAGCAGCTGTTCCGGCAGGCGCTGGATCGCTATGCCGAGGTTCATGCCGAGCGGCGCACGGCGATGCTCGCCGCGCCGACGGCCCGCGAAGCTATCAAAACGCTTCTTCGGGAGGCGGCCCGGAACCTTACCGACAAATCGAGCCCCATCGGCTGTCTCTACGTTCAGGCGATTGCTGGAGCGGGTGAGCATGCCGCCTGCCTCCGCGAGATGCTCAAGACGAAAGTTGAGCAAGGCGAGCGGCAAATCCTAGAGCGGCTGGAGCGGGCGAAGGCCGAAGGCGAGTTGCCGCAGGACGCCGATGCCGAGGGCTTGGTGCGCTTCATCTCGACGGTGGTGCAAGGCATGTCGGTTCAGGCCGCCGCCGGCGCGAGCCGCAAGGACTTGGAGCGCGTGGCCGACATGGCTCTCGGAGCATGGCCTGCCTGA
- a CDS encoding SDR family NAD(P)-dependent oxidoreductase: MSKMLEGKVALVTGGSRGIGAAIARALAKDGADVAISFAASKDRAEAVVEELKGFGVRAKAFKADQANTDEVSGLVAAVVSHFGRVDILVNNAGVFVMGQVHDRANNVGELDRMFDVNVHGVATAVRAVAPLMADGGRIISIGSIAGEMSPWAGMADYSATKGAVSAYTRGWARDLGPRGITVNTVQPGPIDTDMSPKDNELAETLSASTALGRYGTADEVAAAVAFLAGPQASYITGATLNVDGGIAA, encoded by the coding sequence ATGTCGAAAATGCTTGAGGGGAAGGTCGCCCTCGTCACCGGCGGCTCGCGCGGCATCGGCGCTGCGATCGCCCGGGCGCTGGCCAAGGACGGCGCCGACGTTGCCATCAGCTTTGCGGCGTCCAAGGACCGCGCGGAAGCGGTGGTCGAGGAACTCAAGGGTTTCGGCGTGCGCGCCAAGGCGTTCAAGGCCGACCAGGCAAACACCGATGAGGTGAGCGGCCTTGTCGCGGCCGTGGTCTCCCATTTCGGGCGGGTGGATATTCTCGTGAACAATGCCGGCGTGTTCGTCATGGGCCAGGTCCATGACCGCGCCAACAACGTCGGCGAGCTCGACCGCATGTTCGACGTCAACGTTCACGGCGTGGCTACGGCCGTGCGGGCCGTGGCGCCGCTCATGGCCGACGGCGGACGCATCATCTCGATCGGCTCGATCGCCGGTGAGATGTCGCCTTGGGCCGGCATGGCGGACTACTCGGCGACCAAGGGCGCCGTCTCCGCCTATACCCGCGGCTGGGCGCGCGATCTCGGTCCGCGCGGCATCACTGTCAACACCGTGCAGCCGGGTCCCATAGATACGGACATGAGCCCAAAGGACAACGAGCTGGCGGAGACTCTCAGCGCGAGTACAGCCCTGGGCCGCTACGGCACGGCCGACGAGGTTGCTGCCGCAGTCGCTTTTCTGGCAGGGCCGCAGGCCTCGTACATCACCGGGGCGACATTGAACGTGGATGGCGGCATCGCCGCCTAG
- a CDS encoding pirin family protein, whose protein sequence is MIEIRPFETLGRADHGWLKANHHFSFARYFDPERVNHGALRVWNDDEIAPNTGFPPHPHREMEIITYVRNGAITHEDNLGNRGRTEAGDVQVMSAGRGIRHAEYNFEDEPTTVFQIWIEPGVEGGTPSWGTKPFPRTQRAGEFVPLASGFEGDTEALPIRAEARVLGAALKAGETVEYRMGTRRHAYLVAAVGKIEVNGIVANSRDGVAITNETVVTVKAIDDSEVVLVDSP, encoded by the coding sequence ATGATTGAAATCAGGCCCTTCGAGACACTGGGGCGCGCGGATCACGGTTGGCTCAAAGCCAACCATCACTTTTCCTTCGCGCGCTATTTCGACCCGGAGCGCGTGAACCACGGCGCTTTACGCGTCTGGAACGACGACGAGATCGCACCGAACACGGGCTTCCCGCCCCACCCGCATCGGGAGATGGAGATCATCACCTATGTGCGGAACGGCGCGATCACCCATGAGGACAATCTCGGCAATCGCGGGCGCACGGAAGCCGGCGACGTGCAGGTCATGAGCGCGGGCCGAGGCATTCGCCATGCGGAGTACAACTTCGAGGACGAACCGACGACCGTGTTTCAGATCTGGATCGAGCCGGGCGTCGAAGGCGGCACCCCGTCCTGGGGCACCAAGCCCTTCCCTCGGACGCAGCGCGCGGGCGAGTTCGTCCCGCTCGCCTCGGGCTTCGAGGGCGACACGGAAGCACTGCCGATCCGCGCCGAGGCGCGCGTGCTCGGCGCGGCGCTCAAGGCCGGCGAGACCGTCGAGTACCGCATGGGCACACGGCGGCACGCCTATCTGGTGGCGGCCGTCGGCAAGATCGAAGTGAACGGTATCGTCGCGAATAGCCGCGACGGCGTCGCGATAACCAACGAGACCGTGGTGACGGTCAAAGCGATCGACGACTCGGAAGTCGTCCTGGTCGATTCCCCTTAA
- a CDS encoding Nramp family divalent metal transporter: MPERDEKPADRPARRRSLAAMIGPGLLLAATGVGAGDLATGSFVGGLLGTAVLWAVVVGAAMKFVVTEGLARWQIATGETLIEGVAARVGRWALWLFLPYLLLWSFFVGSALMSATGATLHAMVPVFSEAKTGKIVFGAIASLVGLVMVWFGGYRLFENVMRVCIGVMFTTVVLTAIMLWPGTGAVLEGLFVPRIPEAGGAGVTWTLALIGGVGGTLTVLCYGYWLREEGRDTPEDLALCRLDLLTGYAMTAIFGIAMVIIGSSVTIEGSGAQMLVILSERLDDVMGPAGKWLFLAGTFGAVFSSLLGVWQCVPYLFADSWALLTGTRGEGTKIDTNSRPYRAFLVVIAIVPMVGLFWRFRDVQMFYAVIGAWLFPVLALTLLIFNGRRGWVGAQFANRPATVLALGVVLAFFSYLGLRPYLG, from the coding sequence ATGCCGGAACGGGACGAAAAGCCAGCCGACAGACCTGCGCGACGCCGCTCGCTGGCGGCCATGATCGGGCCCGGATTGCTGTTGGCGGCAACCGGCGTAGGGGCAGGCGACCTCGCCACCGGGAGTTTCGTCGGCGGCCTGCTCGGCACGGCGGTGTTGTGGGCCGTGGTGGTCGGCGCCGCGATGAAATTCGTGGTGACCGAGGGGCTGGCGCGATGGCAGATCGCGACGGGCGAAACGTTGATCGAAGGCGTGGCGGCGCGAGTCGGGCGCTGGGCACTGTGGCTGTTTCTGCCCTATCTGCTGCTGTGGTCGTTCTTCGTCGGCTCCGCGCTGATGAGCGCGACGGGCGCCACCCTCCACGCGATGGTGCCCGTCTTCTCTGAGGCCAAGACCGGCAAGATCGTCTTCGGGGCGATCGCGAGCCTTGTCGGACTGGTGATGGTCTGGTTCGGCGGCTACCGCCTGTTCGAGAACGTCATGCGCGTGTGCATCGGCGTGATGTTCACGACCGTCGTGCTCACGGCCATCATGTTGTGGCCCGGAACGGGCGCCGTCCTCGAAGGCCTGTTCGTACCGCGCATCCCGGAGGCAGGCGGCGCGGGCGTGACCTGGACGCTTGCGTTGATCGGCGGCGTGGGCGGTACGCTGACCGTGCTTTGCTACGGCTACTGGCTGCGCGAGGAGGGACGGGACACGCCTGAGGACTTGGCCCTGTGCCGTCTGGACCTGCTCACCGGCTATGCGATGACCGCGATCTTCGGGATCGCGATGGTGATCATCGGATCGAGCGTCACTATCGAGGGAAGCGGTGCGCAAATGCTGGTCATCCTCTCCGAGCGTCTCGACGATGTCATGGGCCCGGCAGGCAAGTGGTTGTTTCTCGCCGGCACGTTCGGCGCGGTCTTCTCGAGCCTTCTCGGCGTCTGGCAATGCGTGCCCTATCTGTTCGCCGACAGTTGGGCGCTTCTGACCGGCACGCGCGGTGAAGGCACGAAGATCGACACGAACTCGAGGCCCTATCGCGCCTTTCTCGTGGTTATCGCCATCGTGCCGATGGTCGGACTGTTCTGGCGGTTTCGCGATGTGCAGATGTTCTATGCGGTGATCGGCGCTTGGCTGTTCCCGGTCCTTGCGCTCACCCTGCTGATCTTCAATGGGCGCCGCGGCTGGGTCGGCGCGCAGTTCGCGAACCGGCCCGCAACGGTCTTGGCGCTCGGCGTCGTGCTCGCCTTCTTCAGCTATCTCGGCCTCAGGCCATATCTCGGCTGA
- a CDS encoding SET domain-containing protein, giving the protein MTKSRYKPGGFDLAVRKARAGKGLFAKEDIPKGACVTEYFGRTLTREEEYTSRSRYLFEVTKKKTIDGWYKGNVARYINHSCKPNCEVEVYKKRVWVFSKRKIKAGEELGYDYGKSYFDAFLKPIGCRCMKCMSEKQWAKVEAKEAKKKPKKEKKKA; this is encoded by the coding sequence ATGACGAAATCCAGATACAAGCCCGGCGGGTTCGATCTCGCCGTCAGAAAGGCGCGTGCCGGCAAGGGGCTGTTCGCGAAGGAAGACATCCCGAAGGGTGCGTGCGTCACCGAATATTTCGGCCGCACGCTCACCCGGGAGGAAGAGTATACGAGCCGTAGCCGCTACCTGTTCGAGGTCACGAAAAAGAAGACGATCGATGGTTGGTACAAGGGCAATGTCGCGCGCTACATCAACCATTCCTGCAAGCCGAACTGCGAAGTCGAAGTCTACAAGAAGCGTGTCTGGGTTTTTTCAAAGCGCAAGATCAAAGCCGGCGAGGAGCTCGGCTACGATTACGGCAAATCCTATTTCGATGCGTTTCTGAAGCCCATCGGCTGCCGGTGCATGAAGTGCATGTCCGAGAAGCAATGGGCGAAGGTCGAGGCCAAAGAAGCGAAGAAGAAGCCTAAGAAAGAAAAGAAAAAGGCTTGA
- a CDS encoding helix-turn-helix domain-containing protein, whose protein sequence is MSIAPQHSVVPITRAAGFGPLPHLITEWESERALHKAFHAEGLPLSAIDDPNLYVPQPAMVGVFEHAARSAGRRDFGLHVGQRMRFHTFGLWVQYCTQAPTLSEGMSRARKTLQFHQNFADFSLEREGNYALWRYRPRVRFEKNIQHADHLVFPLLHSIQAFLGISWRPAWFELNYPRDAEAHVIEEALPAPVRFGQNAIGVALPLACLYQKGPGALRNPITFQDVQATETLPYLQDPLRTIMAMATLRLRDGKTDIDGIAHMVGVGVRTLQRYLGVDGMNYRDLLALVRSRRATELLRDTDMTITEIALSLGYSEHANFTRAFTRWTGRPPLSYRREVQQRTHASVIQA, encoded by the coding sequence GTGTCGATAGCGCCACAACATTCAGTCGTTCCGATAACGCGGGCTGCCGGATTCGGCCCCCTGCCCCATCTCATTACCGAATGGGAAAGCGAGCGAGCCCTTCACAAGGCCTTTCACGCAGAAGGACTCCCCCTCTCGGCGATCGACGACCCCAACCTGTATGTCCCTCAGCCGGCCATGGTCGGCGTGTTCGAGCATGCGGCTAGAAGCGCTGGCCGCAGGGACTTCGGTCTCCACGTGGGCCAGAGGATGCGGTTCCACACCTTCGGTCTGTGGGTGCAGTACTGTACGCAGGCGCCGACGCTGAGCGAGGGCATGTCGCGCGCGCGTAAGACCCTCCAGTTCCACCAAAACTTTGCCGACTTCTCGCTGGAGCGAGAAGGCAACTATGCGCTCTGGCGTTATCGCCCAAGAGTTCGGTTTGAGAAAAATATTCAGCATGCGGATCATCTTGTATTTCCATTGCTGCACTCCATTCAGGCGTTTCTTGGCATATCGTGGCGTCCAGCCTGGTTCGAGCTGAATTATCCGCGCGATGCGGAGGCCCATGTCATCGAGGAGGCGCTTCCGGCGCCGGTGCGCTTCGGCCAGAACGCCATCGGGGTCGCGTTGCCGCTCGCTTGCCTATACCAGAAAGGGCCCGGTGCGCTGCGCAATCCGATTACGTTTCAGGACGTCCAGGCCACCGAGACTCTCCCCTACCTTCAAGATCCGCTACGCACGATCATGGCGATGGCCACTTTGCGCCTTCGCGATGGGAAGACCGATATCGACGGAATTGCGCATATGGTTGGCGTTGGCGTGCGCACCCTGCAGCGCTATCTCGGTGTGGACGGGATGAACTATCGCGATCTCCTAGCGCTCGTACGTTCGAGACGCGCAACTGAACTCCTGCGCGACACGGACATGACCATCACCGAGATCGCCCTGTCGCTCGGGTACTCCGAGCATGCGAACTTCACCCGCGCGTTTACACGCTGGACCGGGCGGCCACCCTTGAGCTATCGCCGCGAGGTCCAGCAACGCACGCATGCTTCGGTGATTCAGGCCTAG
- a CDS encoding helix-turn-helix domain-containing protein, which produces MARRRLVPVTRSTGLGPLPQMVVETAGEHALHRAFNKHGLGPAAAEQDDLYLPHTAMVGIFEHAAKHIGARDFGLNVGRRMPYPSYGLWTKYVVTGATLIDALNRLCDSVRFQHTGAIVRLEREGTHVVLRHYPHSPTYPNTQHSDHLLYPLLYFLQLYLGSQWWPSWFELCYPRDANANEIERHFPSPIRFGTGRVGVAMPASCLTARRIISQESVSLTDLEIEDPIQHFQEPLRSIIALATLRLMEGKTDLDGTAQLAGVSTRTLQRSLNDEGISYRGLLDRVCERRAKQLLTQSNLTITQIALALGYSEHANFTRAFTRWTGQSPLQYRLRIRAR; this is translated from the coding sequence ATGGCACGACGTCGACTCGTACCCGTGACCCGGAGCACCGGGCTCGGGCCCCTGCCACAGATGGTCGTAGAGACCGCTGGCGAGCACGCGCTGCATCGCGCTTTCAACAAGCATGGCCTAGGGCCTGCCGCGGCGGAGCAGGACGATCTCTATCTGCCGCACACGGCAATGGTCGGCATCTTCGAACATGCCGCCAAACATATTGGCGCGCGAGACTTCGGACTGAACGTTGGACGTCGCATGCCCTATCCCAGCTATGGGCTATGGACAAAATACGTTGTCACCGGCGCGACTCTCATCGACGCCTTGAACCGGTTGTGTGATTCCGTACGCTTTCAACACACAGGCGCCATCGTCCGTTTGGAGCGCGAGGGAACCCATGTGGTTCTCCGCCATTACCCGCACAGTCCGACCTATCCCAACACCCAGCATTCCGATCATTTGCTCTACCCGTTGCTGTATTTCCTGCAGCTCTATCTCGGCTCTCAGTGGTGGCCGTCTTGGTTCGAGCTCTGCTATCCGCGAGACGCCAATGCGAACGAGATCGAACGCCACTTTCCGTCGCCGATTCGCTTCGGCACGGGCAGAGTTGGCGTCGCAATGCCTGCAAGCTGCCTGACTGCGCGGCGAATTATCTCTCAAGAGTCCGTGTCACTCACCGACCTCGAGATCGAGGACCCCATCCAGCATTTCCAGGAGCCGCTTCGTTCGATCATCGCTTTGGCGACGTTGCGGCTCATGGAAGGCAAGACCGATCTCGACGGAACCGCCCAACTGGCCGGTGTGAGCACCAGGACTCTCCAGCGCAGTCTCAACGACGAAGGGATCAGCTATCGCGGGCTTTTGGATCGCGTCTGCGAACGGCGCGCCAAGCAACTGCTCACACAGTCGAACCTGACGATAACGCAGATCGCATTGGCTCTTGGCTACTCCGAGCATGCGAACTTCACCCGCGCGTTTACGCGCTGGACGGGCCAGTCGCCTCTTCAATACCGGCTGAGAATACGAGCGCGGTAG
- a CDS encoding helix-turn-helix domain-containing protein has protein sequence MRDLLVEWASERALQGAFHEENLPLVITEHTDLFVPTSALVAAFERAARATGRRDFGFRVGQRLQHQSFGLWLQYCAQGATLSEALQRVSTTLHFHQSGAHLGVVRQGSSAVLRYERSQPRNGHKQHSDYTIPPILNVLRLYLGKAWAPSWIELDYPQDADAGVIEALMPAPIRFSRPVVGIAIPANLLSTKRPYRIGKPITALDVEIADSLRVTDEPMRSIFAIAVLRLMDGKTDIEGTSAMAGISVRTLQRYLNQEGYSYRDLAERVRLRRARDLLAQTDVTVTEAALSLGYSEHANFTRAFRRSTGLSPLEFRRHMRRIGLRKNSS, from the coding sequence TTGCGGGATCTGCTTGTCGAGTGGGCGAGCGAACGGGCGCTGCAGGGGGCTTTCCACGAAGAGAACCTGCCCCTCGTCATTACTGAACACACCGACTTGTTCGTTCCTACGAGCGCACTTGTCGCTGCTTTCGAACGAGCGGCCAGAGCGACAGGCCGGCGGGATTTCGGTTTTCGCGTCGGCCAACGGCTGCAGCATCAGTCCTTCGGTCTGTGGCTTCAGTATTGCGCACAAGGGGCAACATTGTCCGAAGCGCTGCAGCGCGTCAGCACCACATTGCACTTTCACCAAAGCGGGGCACACCTCGGTGTCGTCCGCCAAGGGTCCAGCGCGGTCTTGCGCTATGAACGAAGTCAACCACGCAACGGCCACAAGCAGCATTCCGACTATACCATCCCGCCGATCCTGAACGTTCTGCGTCTGTATCTGGGCAAGGCCTGGGCCCCATCGTGGATTGAACTCGACTACCCGCAAGATGCGGACGCCGGGGTCATCGAGGCGCTGATGCCCGCGCCCATCCGATTCTCGCGGCCCGTGGTCGGCATCGCCATTCCCGCCAACTTGCTGTCGACGAAGCGGCCCTATCGAATTGGCAAGCCGATAACTGCCCTCGATGTCGAGATCGCGGATTCTTTGCGGGTTACCGATGAGCCCATGCGGTCCATCTTCGCGATCGCCGTGCTTCGACTCATGGACGGCAAGACGGACATCGAAGGGACATCCGCCATGGCCGGTATCAGCGTGCGAACCCTTCAGCGCTATCTCAACCAGGAAGGCTACAGCTACCGCGACCTGGCGGAACGGGTTCGCCTGCGCCGCGCGCGGGACCTGCTGGCGCAAACCGACGTCACGGTCACCGAGGCTGCCTTGTCACTCGGCTATTCGGAGCATGCCAACTTCACACGCGCCTTCCGCCGGAGCACGGGACTGTCGCCTCTAGAATTCCGGCGCCACATGCGCCGGATCGGTCTGCGCAAGAACTCATCTTGA
- a CDS encoding virginiamycin B lyase family protein: MFRPDLRFGIAPAVALAAALAVAHPESTFAAGGIVDIQEWNVPYDGRPRDPFAAGEDEIWFVGQANGYLGRLTPSSGDFFRRDLGEGAGPHNLIVDADGIVWFAGNRNAYVGRYDPKTDTIERIEMPDPKAKDPHTLVFDADGSHIWFTVQHGNFVGRLRLADRKVDLIPVPTTGARPYGIKIAPDGTPWIALFATNKLALIDPESLSLTEYDIPDAAAQPRRLEITDDGRVWYSDYVRGKLGRFDPKTKAFAEWDLPAGDKSLPYGTALDSAGRVWVAETGPQPNQIVAFDTGAEEIVSVTPVPSGGGTVRHMMYDPKTDVIWFGADSGTIGKVQAAKPNEEAAGE; the protein is encoded by the coding sequence ATGTTTCGTCCTGATCTGCGATTTGGTATCGCCCCTGCCGTCGCATTGGCTGCGGCGCTCGCGGTCGCACATCCGGAAAGCACGTTTGCTGCCGGCGGCATCGTCGATATCCAGGAATGGAACGTGCCTTACGACGGGCGCCCGCGCGATCCGTTCGCCGCCGGTGAGGACGAGATCTGGTTCGTCGGGCAGGCGAACGGCTATTTGGGGCGTCTCACCCCTTCGAGCGGTGACTTCTTCCGGCGCGATCTCGGCGAAGGGGCCGGTCCGCATAATCTGATTGTCGATGCCGACGGCATCGTTTGGTTCGCGGGCAATCGCAATGCTTATGTCGGCCGCTACGATCCGAAGACCGATACGATCGAGCGGATCGAGATGCCCGATCCGAAGGCCAAGGATCCCCATACGCTGGTGTTCGATGCGGACGGGAGCCACATCTGGTTCACGGTTCAGCATGGAAACTTTGTCGGCCGTTTGCGGCTCGCCGACCGGAAGGTGGATCTGATCCCGGTTCCGACCACGGGCGCGCGTCCCTACGGCATCAAGATCGCACCCGATGGAACGCCTTGGATCGCGCTCTTCGCGACCAACAAGCTGGCGTTGATCGACCCGGAATCGCTGAGCCTGACCGAGTACGACATTCCGGACGCCGCAGCGCAGCCGCGCCGGCTCGAGATCACGGACGATGGCCGGGTCTGGTACTCGGACTATGTGCGCGGGAAGCTTGGCCGCTTCGATCCCAAGACCAAGGCGTTCGCGGAATGGGACCTTCCCGCCGGCGACAAGAGCCTGCCCTACGGTACGGCACTCGACAGCGCGGGTCGTGTTTGGGTCGCCGAAACGGGGCCGCAGCCCAATCAGATCGTGGCGTTTGACACGGGGGCGGAGGAGATCGTATCGGTCACGCCTGTTCCCTCCGGCGGCGGCACGGTGCGCCACATGATGTACGATCCCAAGACGGACGTGATCTGGTTCGGAGCCGACAGCGGCACGATCGGCAAGGTGCAGGCCGCGAAGCCAAATGAGGAGGCGGCCGGTGAGTGA